ACTTCATCAAAATTTTCATTTAAATCAATTATTTGAATATTCTCAGCAAATCCAGTTTCTCTGTTTATTTTTTGGATAAGATAAATATAGTTTGAATTTTCCCCTCTTAAAAAAGCATTTCTTTTTTCAATAGGAGCTACTCTCTCTTGTACCTCTCCTCTTCTTAAATCTCTATTAATTTTTAAAGAGATTGGATACAAAGTATCATTTACATAAAAAACAACTCCAGATATAATAGCTGAAATTATAATTGGAAATAAAACTATTCTTTTAAATTTTATTCCAGAAGTCTTTAAAGAAATTATTTCTAAATTTGAAGCCATACTACTAATTGTCATCATACTTCCTAATAATACAGCTAACGGAGCTACATCTATAAATGTTCTTGGAAGTAATGTTACTACATAATAAATAGCATCTGTTGGAGTAAATCTTCCATCACTTAAATACTTTATGACTCTAAATAGTTGACTCACTATAAAAATACCAATAAAAGCTACTAAGCTTAAAGAGAAGGACTTAATGAAATTTTTACTTATATATCTATCTAAAATTTTCATTATATCACCTCTGCTTTTTTCTTATATATTATTAAAGTTATTAAAAAAAGTATAATATTAGG
Above is a genomic segment from uncultured Fusobacterium sp. containing:
- a CDS encoding LptF/LptG family permease is translated as MKILDRYISKNFIKSFSLSLVAFIGIFIVSQLFRVIKYLSDGRFTPTDAIYYVVTLLPRTFIDVAPLAVLLGSMMTISSMASNLEIISLKTSGIKFKRIVLFPIIISAIISGVVFYVNDTLYPISLKINRDLRRGEVQERVAPIEKRNAFLRGENSNYIYLIQKINRETGFAENIQIIDLNENFDEVERIITAQEGRYNFSKKMWMLKDANIYYGNDKEKSEVKDFFAESKYSDDPEHFITLSVEPRTLTIKDLKKTIREMKSIGGDTRELLVELGNRYSFPFASFVISFLGLALGGRYVRGTSAVSLGVCVLLGYGYYVVQASFEALSANGFLNPFVGGWIPNIIFLIVGIYLMNKAEY